In Candidatus Chlorohelix allophototropha, one DNA window encodes the following:
- a CDS encoding DUF485 domain-containing protein yields the protein MANVTHKPGKGSDDVSEELLTKAHMYEEIEQGEDFKKLTRARRNFIIPAMIIFIVYYFGMLVLINYFPSLMETDVIGSINLAYVMALSQFILAWAIAFAYLRVSTNVFDKLITKIIASVKHSDEKAGRPVRKENK from the coding sequence ATGGCGAATGTTACACACAAACCCGGAAAGGGTTCGGATGATGTAAGCGAGGAATTGCTTACAAAAGCCCACATGTACGAGGAGATTGAACAAGGAGAGGACTTCAAAAAACTCACCCGCGCTCGCCGCAACTTCATTATCCCGGCGATGATCATCTTCATCGTTTATTACTTCGGGATGTTGGTGCTTATCAATTACTTCCCAAGCTTGATGGAAACCGATGTTATCGGTTCAATTAACCTAGCGTATGTAATGGCGCTTTCCCAATTCATTTTGGCTTGGGCTATCGCTTTTGCTTATCTGCGGGTTTCCACCAATGTATTTGACAAGTTGATCACAAAGATTATAGCCAGTGTTAAGCACAGCGACGAAAAAGCCGGTCGCCCCGTCCGGAAGGAGAACAAATAA
- the rnz gene encoding ribonuclease Z yields MRITFLGTSSGTPTRTRNVTSIALQLPQRAGLWLFDCGEGTQHQFLLSNLRLSQLDKIFFTHLHGDHLFGLVGLLASRSLRGGEIPAVTLYGPSGLKEYVESTLHYSYTHLGHDIEIQTVKPGIIFEDKEFIISCLPLKHRVESYGFAITEREQTGRFLVEKARELGITPGPLYGKLKNGELVTLPDGRIIDGKELVGSPRRGRKIVYCSDTIYCQNAIELARGADVLIHEATYTAIDEELAVRGQHSTALMAAKVAREAGVKTLIITHFSPRYEADEGNGLNVMLQEARSIFPDTFMAEDFWSYEVIRPNI; encoded by the coding sequence ATGCGTATTACATTCTTAGGAACCAGTTCGGGGACACCTACCCGTACCAGAAACGTTACCAGCATCGCGTTACAGTTACCACAACGTGCGGGTTTGTGGTTATTTGATTGCGGCGAAGGTACCCAACACCAATTCTTGCTTTCCAACTTAAGGCTTTCCCAGTTGGACAAGATATTTTTTACTCATCTTCACGGTGACCATCTTTTTGGGCTAGTGGGCTTGTTGGCGAGCCGTTCTCTACGCGGGGGGGAAATCCCGGCAGTAACCCTTTACGGACCTTCCGGATTGAAGGAATACGTAGAAAGTACCCTGCATTATAGCTATACACATCTGGGACATGATATTGAGATACAAACGGTTAAACCGGGTATTATATTTGAGGATAAAGAATTCATTATATCGTGCCTACCGCTAAAACACCGTGTAGAAAGCTATGGTTTCGCTATTACGGAACGAGAGCAAACCGGACGCTTTTTGGTAGAAAAAGCGCGTGAGCTTGGCATCACTCCCGGTCCGCTCTATGGGAAACTCAAAAATGGCGAATTAGTGACACTACCCGATGGTAGGATTATTGATGGCAAGGAGTTGGTTGGTTCACCACGCCGAGGGCGCAAGATAGTTTATTGCAGCGACACCATTTATTGCCAGAATGCTATTGAGTTAGCGCGAGGGGCAGATGTACTTATTCATGAGGCCACTTATACCGCTATAGACGAAGAATTAGCGGTGCGTGGTCAACACTCAACCGCATTGATGGCAGCAAAAGTCGCCAGAGAAGCTGGTGTCAAAACGCTTATTATTACTCACTTCAGCCCACGTTACGAAGCAGATGAAGGCAACGGCTTGAATGTAATGTTACAAGAAGCGCGCTCGATATTTCCTGATACCTTTATGGCAGAGGATTTTTGGAGTTATGAGGTAATAAGACCTAATATATAG
- a CDS encoding GNAT family N-acetyltransferase, with amino-acid sequence MAMQMERAMADDEEDDFITLRKATSADYHAIREVATLSRLQSFKHYMTEEEVHDEVDIYYRDAVLNEIINNPANAIFLAERGTHLLGYLSVLPKDRRGHPRLLQFYVRPDVQRQGVGELLYEKALNFLHEAGINEMYISTMEENVIGRRFYEKKGAKLIQEYDSIWDGKVHTIVVYLVKLLAHK; translated from the coding sequence ATGGCAATGCAAATGGAGAGGGCAATGGCTGATGACGAGGAAGACGATTTTATAACGCTTCGTAAGGCAACCTCTGCGGATTATCATGCTATTCGAGAAGTAGCAACACTATCCCGGCTTCAATCTTTCAAGCATTATATGACGGAAGAAGAAGTACACGACGAGGTTGATATTTATTACAGAGATGCAGTTCTTAACGAAATCATCAACAACCCTGCCAATGCGATTTTTCTAGCAGAGCGTGGTACCCATCTGCTTGGCTATCTGAGCGTGCTTCCAAAAGATCGTCGTGGACATCCACGCCTTCTCCAATTCTATGTACGTCCCGATGTCCAACGACAGGGCGTAGGTGAGTTGCTTTATGAAAAAGCGCTCAACTTCCTGCACGAAGCAGGGATTAACGAAATGTACATCTCCACTATGGAGGAAAATGTCATCGGGCGTCGCTTCTATGAAAAGAAAGGCGCGAAATTGATCCAAGAGTACGACTCGATCTGGGATGGCAAAGTACATACTATCGTGGTTTATCTGGTCAAACTATTAGCCCATAAATAG